One Opitutaceae bacterium DNA segment encodes these proteins:
- a CDS encoding arylsulfatase, with the protein MTAIPARLRRIWCCIAAALSLPGLQAAAPIAKSADRPNILFIYADDLGIGDVSCYNPHSAWRTPRIDRLAQGGVRFTDAHSASALCTPSRYAVLTGRYAWRGRLKHGVLHGYDAPLLEPNRPTVADFLHSQGYATAAVGKWHLGLDWRRTGNGAEDVDFGAPFGGGPVAHGFDHFLGISASLDMPPYVWLRNDRVTAIPTDRVGDSEPPLLWRAGPIAKDFRMEEVQPRLVDESIRWIRDRAKAGDGRPFFLYLALAAPHTPLLPTAAFKGKSGATVYGDFVTQVDADVGRLLDALAQNGLERSTLVIFTSDNGFAPAAGLPELRGIGHDPSAGYRGYKSDLYEGGHRVPFIVRGPQVASPGRPGTELVGQFDLFATCAELLGAPIPDNAAEDSVSFLPLLRDKSGRGRSTIMNHSGQGRFAIRDGKWKLLLWPGSGGWSSPTDAPSRWLKVDATDLSRLPPYQLYDLDADPSETTNLANRHPEIVRRLGGRLRTAIESGRSTQGAHRPWEPTAAWSELEWMKDFSDAN; encoded by the coding sequence ATGACCGCGATCCCCGCCCGCCTCCGCCGAATCTGGTGCTGCATCGCTGCAGCCCTTTCGCTGCCGGGGCTCCAGGCGGCGGCACCAATCGCGAAGTCTGCCGACAGGCCGAACATCCTGTTCATCTATGCCGACGATCTCGGCATCGGCGATGTCTCCTGCTACAACCCGCACAGCGCCTGGCGAACTCCCCGGATCGACCGGCTGGCACAGGGAGGCGTGCGTTTTACCGACGCCCACTCAGCATCCGCACTCTGCACTCCAAGTCGCTACGCGGTACTCACCGGCCGCTACGCCTGGCGGGGGCGATTGAAGCACGGTGTATTACACGGCTACGATGCACCCCTGCTGGAGCCCAACCGTCCCACCGTCGCCGATTTTCTGCACTCACAGGGCTATGCAACGGCCGCGGTCGGAAAATGGCATCTCGGACTCGACTGGCGGCGCACCGGCAATGGCGCGGAGGACGTCGATTTCGGCGCGCCTTTTGGAGGCGGACCTGTGGCGCATGGCTTCGATCATTTTCTCGGAATCAGTGCTTCGCTCGACATGCCACCGTACGTCTGGCTCCGGAACGATCGGGTCACAGCGATCCCGACGGATCGTGTCGGCGACAGCGAACCTCCCCTCCTCTGGCGGGCGGGTCCCATTGCGAAGGATTTCCGCATGGAGGAGGTTCAGCCGCGCCTCGTGGATGAATCCATCCGGTGGATACGCGACCGCGCAAAGGCAGGGGACGGCAGACCGTTCTTCCTCTACCTCGCGCTTGCCGCACCACACACGCCCCTGCTGCCGACAGCGGCCTTCAAGGGAAAGAGCGGCGCCACGGTCTACGGGGATTTCGTCACGCAGGTCGATGCGGACGTCGGGCGCCTGCTCGACGCACTCGCGCAGAACGGGCTCGAACGCAGCACGCTCGTCATCTTCACCTCGGACAACGGCTTCGCGCCCGCCGCCGGCCTTCCCGAACTGCGCGGCATCGGCCACGATCCGAGCGCGGGCTACCGCGGCTACAAATCCGATCTCTACGAGGGCGGCCATCGCGTGCCATTCATCGTGCGCGGACCCCAGGTTGCTTCACCCGGACGACCCGGCACGGAGTTGGTCGGGCAGTTCGATCTTTTCGCGACGTGCGCCGAACTCCTCGGTGCCCCGATCCCCGACAACGCAGCGGAAGACAGCGTGAGTTTCCTGCCTCTCCTGCGCGACAAGTCCGGCCGCGGTCGCTCCACGATCATGAACCACTCCGGGCAGGGCCGCTTCGCCATCCGCGACGGAAAGTGGAAACTCCTGCTCTGGCCTGGATCCGGCGGCTGGAGTTCGCCCACGGATGCACCCAGCCGCTGGCTGAAAGTGGATGCCACTGATCTGTCCCGTCTTCCGCCGTATCAGCTCTATGATCTGGATGCAGACCCATCCGAGACCACCAATCTGGCGAACCGCCATCCAGAAATCGTCAGGCGTCTCGGCGGGCGGTTGCGGACCGCCATCGAAAGCGGCCGCAGCACACAGGGAGCGCACAGACCATGGGAACCAACTGCCGCCTGGTCGGAACTCGAGTGGATGAAGGATTTCTCGGATGCCAATTGA
- a CDS encoding LacI family DNA-binding transcriptional regulator: MAKATLRTLAERCGISAATVSRALSDHPNVRVGVRRRVQEEARRAGYVRNHLVGALMAHVRAARTERFLGNLAIVHVPSPEQPRPRPMQQTMIDAARDRARELGFRIDLFSLERAPHAAAALGRMLRARGVQGVIFLYSKQTDSARGFPWEHFASTEIDYGSATLLQHTVAIDHHVTLTNALTRLRGLGYRNAGLFIERFKDERLIHKWTAAFRSFQENQGGIGDTPVLMREAMTRDAFLAWHDRHRPDLVMGHIDEAIVWLRSVSLSVPKQRGFFNLNWNERGRPCAGLDLRPELQGTTAIDSVVGQIHRNERGLPSDPHTVMVSGRWIDGASIRRMPASARATLSHVDA, from the coding sequence ATGGCTAAGGCCACCCTGAGAACCCTGGCCGAGCGCTGCGGCATTTCCGCCGCAACGGTTTCACGCGCCCTTTCGGATCACCCCAATGTGCGGGTGGGGGTCCGGAGGCGGGTTCAGGAGGAGGCCCGGCGGGCGGGCTATGTGCGCAATCATCTTGTCGGCGCGCTGATGGCGCATGTGAGGGCTGCGCGCACGGAGCGCTTTCTCGGAAACCTTGCGATCGTGCATGTGCCGTCTCCGGAGCAGCCCCGTCCCCGGCCCATGCAGCAGACCATGATCGACGCAGCACGGGATCGTGCCAGGGAACTCGGCTTTCGCATCGACCTGTTCAGCCTGGAGCGTGCGCCGCACGCAGCCGCGGCGCTGGGCCGCATGCTTCGAGCGCGCGGTGTGCAAGGCGTCATTTTTCTCTACTCCAAGCAGACGGATTCGGCGCGCGGCTTTCCGTGGGAGCATTTTGCCTCGACCGAGATCGACTACGGTTCGGCCACGCTGCTCCAGCACACCGTGGCCATCGATCATCATGTGACGCTGACCAATGCATTGACCCGGCTGCGCGGGCTGGGCTACCGGAATGCCGGCCTGTTCATCGAGCGGTTCAAGGACGAGCGGCTCATCCACAAATGGACCGCGGCGTTTCGCTCCTTTCAGGAGAATCAGGGCGGAATCGGCGACACGCCGGTGCTGATGCGGGAGGCGATGACCCGAGATGCGTTTCTCGCCTGGCACGACCGCCATCGACCCGACCTCGTGATGGGGCACATCGATGAGGCGATTGTCTGGCTGCGCAGCGTGAGTCTTTCAGTGCCCAAGCAGAGGGGATTCTTCAACTTGAACTGGAACGAGCGCGGACGTCCGTGCGCCGGACTTGATTTGCGCCCTGAACTTCAAGGGACCACCGCCATTGATTCCGTCGTCGGTCAGATCCATCGCAATGAGCGCGGGCTGCCTTCCGATCCCCACACCGTCATGGTCAGCGGCCGCTGGATCGACGGGGCCAGCATCCGCCGCATGCCAGCGTCGGCGCGTGCAACGCTCTCACACGTGGATGCCTGA
- a CDS encoding DUF4962 domain-containing protein: protein MPIDAVAFTEGRCSHGSNHFKSAARGLMLLAVAFPSLSGIGWATGRVDFVLQDKLSHPEPFAESRLQINPPTFRWLAVPEAQAYRIEWSRFAHFGDKETKTSPLPFFRPPAPFESGVWYWRTRVESPAIGKWSAPERFELPASLPQWPVRPWAEYLARIPSDHPRAFVSRADLPALRARAGQLGAPLEDWKQRVRARLDKPYSLDEYESRVPAGAASQPPGHPDRKLLIWVSKEAAYELASPIADAAWLWLATGDSYFRDAARGRALLAARTDPEGFLSERNSDFGNAAMVASLGLAYDFLHAEWTAEERTLVRRALIARARLIFERMAGTSQSLMRGHDWQHVYLDALTGALAIHGEDPAAAAWVETGLRTFTAFYPWFGGNDGGSFEGMKYYHATEMLPHLKTLDFFRTAFGLALEDGNPWFQATPYYLIYAFPPRSPWARLGDASTGQTDLDDNTDQPRGRARLAANRMATLYRNGHAAAYAAMLPDDDTGLGLGELLRWSEPTVVPPLPLDALPPARLFADIGAVFTHSAYTRPEDNVRLVFHSGPYGAFGHGHADQNSFHIIAYNEDLLLDSGYFTPAGDPHRQQWSVQSRAHNTLLVDGFGQPYGDNRGHGRVRHFEAHEGWVYWIGAAEHAYPDAPLQLFDRHVVWLRGNDVETYVILDDVLAANGTPRRFDWLLHAANRMNVDDATRRIVARGARGEAVVTLLEPTTLRFQQNNDFGGHPAIYWRKGENFRLPDQWHLTASSAPAVEQQFLAVVQVSRLGARKPPVLKAANGVHTAGWKLRFDKASRRMSLAPASSDSVTP from the coding sequence ATGCCAATTGATGCGGTCGCGTTCACGGAGGGCAGGTGCTCGCATGGCTCGAATCACTTCAAGTCGGCTGCCCGCGGCTTGATGCTCCTGGCAGTTGCTTTCCCCTCCCTTTCCGGAATCGGCTGGGCGACTGGACGCGTGGACTTCGTATTGCAGGACAAGCTTTCCCATCCGGAACCGTTTGCCGAATCGCGCCTGCAGATCAATCCGCCGACCTTTCGCTGGCTGGCGGTTCCCGAAGCGCAGGCATACCGCATCGAGTGGTCACGCTTCGCCCACTTCGGCGACAAGGAAACGAAAACGTCTCCCCTGCCATTCTTCCGCCCGCCGGCGCCTTTCGAATCCGGAGTCTGGTACTGGCGGACTCGGGTCGAGTCGCCGGCCATCGGCAAATGGAGCGCGCCAGAACGTTTCGAACTCCCGGCGTCGCTTCCTCAATGGCCCGTGCGACCCTGGGCGGAGTATCTGGCCCGCATCCCCTCGGACCACCCCCGCGCCTTCGTGAGCCGGGCGGATCTCCCGGCGCTGCGCGCCCGGGCCGGGCAGCTGGGCGCTCCACTGGAGGACTGGAAGCAGCGTGTCCGCGCCCGGTTGGACAAGCCGTATTCACTTGATGAATACGAATCCAGGGTCCCTGCCGGAGCCGCCAGCCAGCCGCCAGGTCATCCCGACCGCAAGCTGCTCATCTGGGTCTCGAAGGAGGCCGCCTACGAACTTGCCTCCCCGATCGCCGATGCAGCCTGGCTCTGGCTTGCCACGGGCGATTCGTACTTTCGCGACGCCGCCCGCGGACGGGCGCTGCTCGCCGCGCGGACGGATCCGGAGGGTTTTCTTTCCGAACGCAATTCGGACTTCGGCAACGCCGCCATGGTCGCAAGCCTCGGCCTCGCCTACGATTTTCTGCACGCCGAGTGGACTGCGGAAGAACGAACGCTTGTCCGCCGGGCATTGATCGCCCGCGCCCGGCTGATTTTTGAGCGCATGGCGGGCACATCCCAGTCTCTCATGCGGGGCCACGACTGGCAGCACGTCTACCTCGATGCCTTGACAGGAGCACTCGCGATCCACGGCGAAGATCCCGCGGCCGCAGCCTGGGTGGAGACAGGGCTTCGCACTTTCACCGCATTCTACCCGTGGTTCGGCGGCAACGATGGCGGCTCGTTCGAGGGCATGAAATACTATCATGCCACCGAGATGCTGCCACACCTCAAGACACTTGATTTTTTCCGCACGGCCTTCGGTCTCGCGCTGGAGGACGGCAATCCCTGGTTTCAGGCGACGCCGTACTACCTGATCTACGCATTCCCGCCGCGCAGCCCTTGGGCGCGGCTCGGTGATGCATCCACGGGACAGACCGATCTTGACGACAACACGGACCAGCCGCGCGGCAGGGCCCGGCTAGCCGCCAACCGGATGGCGACACTGTACCGCAACGGTCATGCCGCGGCCTACGCCGCGATGCTTCCCGACGACGACACAGGTCTTGGCCTGGGAGAACTGCTTCGCTGGTCGGAGCCCACCGTGGTTCCACCGCTTCCGCTGGACGCCCTGCCACCGGCGCGTTTGTTCGCCGACATCGGTGCGGTCTTCACCCACTCCGCCTACACGCGCCCAGAGGACAACGTGCGTCTTGTATTTCACTCGGGACCATACGGGGCATTCGGTCACGGACATGCGGATCAAAACAGCTTCCACATCATCGCCTACAACGAGGACCTCCTCCTCGATTCGGGCTACTTCACACCCGCGGGCGACCCTCACCGTCAGCAGTGGAGCGTGCAGTCCCGGGCGCATAACACGCTTCTCGTGGATGGCTTCGGCCAGCCCTATGGTGACAACCGGGGCCACGGTCGCGTGCGGCACTTCGAGGCGCACGAGGGCTGGGTCTATTGGATCGGTGCAGCGGAGCACGCCTACCCCGACGCGCCGCTGCAGCTTTTCGACCGGCATGTGGTCTGGCTGCGCGGCAATGACGTCGAAACCTATGTGATTCTCGACGATGTCCTCGCTGCGAACGGCACCCCCCGCCGCTTCGACTGGCTGTTGCACGCTGCGAATAGGATGAATGTGGACGATGCAACGCGCCGAATTGTGGCGAGGGGTGCCCGCGGTGAGGCGGTGGTCACGCTGCTGGAACCGACGACCTTGCGCTTTCAGCAGAACAATGATTTTGGCGGGCATCCCGCGATCTACTGGCGCAAGGGGGAAAACTTCCGCCTGCCAGACCAATGGCACCTGACGGCGAGCTCCGCACCCGCCGTGGAGCAGCAGTTCCTTGCCGTGGTTCAGGTTTCGCGACTGGGAGCAAGGAAGCCCCCGGTGCTCAAAGCAGCGAACGGCGTGCACACCGCTGGCTGGAAACTTCGCTTCGACAAAGCCAGTCGGCGGATGTCCCTTGCACCTGCATCCTCGGATTCCGTCACACCATGA
- a CDS encoding TonB-dependent receptor plug domain-containing protein — MTKPLFFPSLRILTSCLPAAMLFTGSLSAQQTATARPENDEAVRLSPFTVTSDGRGYLATNALSGTRLNTSLEDIASSISVVTKLQLEDTAANDINDVFLYEVGTEGTGQFTAMTPNRDGGVNDDVQANPQTANRIRGLGSANVAIGNFASNPNIPLDLYNIEAIEISRGPNSNIFGLGSGAGAVNLVPAYARLSREITTVTARVDDRGGYRGSFDFNRPLFSKKLAIRVAGVWEDKGFELEPSREEIRRGQFSLFYQPFRRTTLKASVESYRNTAQRPNALTPRQTVTDWRAAGEPTWNPVTRMVTLSNGTTSGPFTASNDSKLPLGLWAQGNGFYQRTPLFVEPDGSITYWGVNRTGNLAGAPTPRRWTTDLRMLQSGTDLRRDKTNFPLFFEPGVSDKSLYDWSSINYVAPNYVQDKATTYMAELEQFLIETPRHLLAARAGYFRQDFERYERDMIGENDTIIFVDVNERLLDGSPNPNFRRPYVGANSPLVLRTPEYEETISGDLVYQLTPEQSDSRFDWLGRQRLNLHAERRSQESVNYRYNDFIASDHAWITPSNRSASTTTYFQYYLGDKQGQNIDYAPTSIANLAGTYPFTWFNAQTNQWVVEQARLGEVPVSNTRTRTRYIDSANVTYQGNFIDDRLVATAGYRRDEQGSNTSDAWTIDPATGLYSSDSPALRNFPTADSIQKGNTYTLGGVIKATPWLRFYYNWADSFSPEAIRYDINGIIMPNPTSKGQDFGIGVSLLDGKLALRVNRYQVREIKARLSQLGTVGSRTHVLEGGRQQTPQSFLGWAIGVIRARYQQQGITASEDQIYDKAATELVKLDPAFLRQTDLTGAVGVAGDRESKGWEIEAVYNPLPNWRIKFNAAQQKSVDSNIGGDLEGYFERRLPVWMSAKDDQGNLWWTANNNYAMTQWLGSIRAPYLFEVANNGKSRAQVREWRWNALTNYDFTEGRLKNWSIGGAVRWEDKSAIGYLGRAPENGVILELDPEKPIFDKARYYFDFSVGYRFKLASDRIRIRTQLNVRNAFESGRLQPVAVNPLGQPTSFRIIDPRLFILTTTFDF; from the coding sequence ATGACCAAGCCGTTGTTCTTCCCATCCCTCCGCATTCTCACCTCCTGCCTGCCCGCGGCGATGCTCTTCACGGGCTCGCTCTCCGCACAGCAGACCGCAACCGCCAGGCCCGAAAACGACGAGGCCGTGCGGCTTTCCCCCTTCACCGTCACCTCCGACGGACGAGGTTACCTGGCGACCAACGCCCTCTCGGGCACCCGCCTCAACACCAGCCTCGAGGACATCGCCTCGTCGATCTCCGTCGTGACCAAGCTCCAGCTCGAGGACACCGCGGCCAACGACATCAACGACGTCTTCCTCTACGAAGTCGGCACGGAGGGCACCGGTCAGTTCACCGCCATGACGCCCAACCGCGACGGCGGCGTCAATGACGACGTCCAGGCCAACCCGCAGACCGCCAACCGCATCCGCGGCCTCGGCTCCGCCAACGTCGCCATCGGGAACTTCGCCAGCAACCCCAACATCCCCCTCGATCTCTACAACATCGAGGCCATCGAGATTTCCCGCGGTCCCAACTCCAACATCTTCGGTCTCGGCTCCGGCGCGGGCGCCGTCAACCTCGTGCCCGCCTACGCCCGGCTCTCCCGCGAAATCACCACCGTGACCGCGCGGGTTGACGACCGGGGCGGATACCGCGGATCGTTCGACTTCAATCGGCCGCTGTTCAGCAAGAAACTCGCCATCCGTGTCGCGGGCGTCTGGGAGGACAAGGGCTTCGAGCTCGAGCCGTCCCGCGAGGAAATCCGCCGCGGCCAGTTCTCTCTCTTCTACCAGCCATTCCGCCGCACGACGCTCAAGGCATCGGTGGAATCCTACCGCAACACCGCGCAGCGCCCCAATGCGCTCACCCCGCGCCAGACGGTCACCGACTGGCGCGCCGCGGGCGAGCCGACATGGAACCCGGTGACACGCATGGTCACCCTCTCCAACGGCACGACCTCCGGCCCGTTCACCGCCTCCAATGACAGCAAGCTGCCCCTGGGGCTCTGGGCGCAGGGCAACGGTTTCTACCAGCGCACTCCTTTGTTCGTGGAACCCGACGGCTCCATCACCTACTGGGGCGTCAACCGCACCGGAAACCTGGCCGGCGCGCCGACCCCGCGTCGCTGGACCACCGATCTGCGCATGCTCCAAAGCGGCACGGATCTCCGGCGCGACAAGACAAACTTCCCGCTCTTCTTCGAACCAGGCGTCTCCGACAAGTCCCTCTACGACTGGTCGAGCATCAACTATGTCGCCCCCAACTACGTCCAGGACAAGGCCACGACTTACATGGCTGAGCTGGAGCAGTTCCTCATCGAGACTCCCAGACACCTGCTCGCCGCCCGAGCCGGCTACTTCCGCCAGGACTTCGAGCGCTACGAGCGCGACATGATCGGCGAGAACGACACCATCATCTTCGTCGACGTCAATGAGCGCCTGCTCGACGGCTCCCCCAACCCGAATTTCCGGCGTCCCTACGTCGGCGCCAACAGTCCTCTCGTCCTGCGCACGCCCGAGTACGAGGAAACCATCAGCGGCGACCTTGTCTACCAGCTCACGCCTGAACAGAGCGACAGCCGCTTCGACTGGCTCGGCCGTCAGCGCCTCAACCTCCACGCCGAGCGTCGCAGCCAGGAGAGCGTCAACTACCGCTACAATGACTTCATCGCGTCAGACCACGCCTGGATCACGCCGTCGAATCGTTCCGCGTCCACCACCACTTACTTTCAATACTACCTCGGCGACAAGCAGGGGCAGAACATAGACTATGCCCCGACATCAATCGCGAATCTCGCAGGCACGTATCCGTTCACCTGGTTCAACGCGCAGACCAACCAATGGGTTGTCGAGCAGGCGCGCCTCGGCGAGGTTCCGGTCAGCAATACACGGACGCGCACGCGCTACATTGACTCCGCCAACGTCACCTACCAGGGCAACTTCATCGACGACCGGCTTGTGGCGACAGCAGGTTATCGTCGCGACGAGCAGGGCAGCAACACGTCGGACGCATGGACGATCGATCCGGCCACGGGTCTCTACTCCTCTGATTCCCCAGCCCTCCGAAACTTTCCCACCGCCGACTCCATTCAGAAGGGGAACACCTACACCCTCGGCGGCGTCATCAAGGCGACTCCCTGGCTCCGCTTCTATTACAACTGGGCCGACAGCTTCTCCCCGGAGGCAATCCGCTATGACATCAATGGCATCATCATGCCGAATCCCACCAGCAAGGGCCAGGACTTTGGCATCGGTGTCTCCCTGCTCGACGGAAAACTCGCGCTCCGCGTCAACCGCTACCAGGTCAGGGAGATCAAGGCACGGCTGAGTCAGCTCGGCACGGTGGGTTCTCGCACGCACGTTCTTGAGGGTGGACGCCAGCAGACACCGCAGTCGTTTCTCGGCTGGGCCATCGGCGTCATCCGCGCCCGCTACCAGCAGCAGGGCATCACAGCCTCCGAAGATCAGATCTACGACAAGGCCGCCACCGAGCTGGTCAAACTCGACCCCGCTTTTCTCCGCCAGACCGACCTCACCGGTGCCGTCGGCGTCGCCGGCGACCGCGAATCCAAGGGTTGGGAAATCGAGGCCGTCTACAATCCCCTCCCCAACTGGCGCATAAAGTTCAACGCGGCGCAGCAGAAGTCGGTCGACTCGAACATCGGCGGTGATCTCGAGGGATATTTCGAGCGCCGCCTGCCGGTCTGGATGTCCGCCAAGGACGACCAAGGCAACCTCTGGTGGACGGCCAACAACAACTACGCCATGACTCAATGGCTGGGATCAATCCGCGCCCCCTACCTCTTCGAGGTCGCCAACAATGGCAAGTCCCGAGCCCAGGTGCGCGAGTGGCGCTGGAACGCCCTTACCAACTATGATTTCACCGAGGGACGCCTCAAGAACTGGAGCATTGGCGGCGCCGTTCGCTGGGAGGACAAGTCCGCGATCGGATACCTGGGACGCGCACCTGAGAATGGTGTCATCCTCGAACTCGATCCCGAAAAGCCCATTTTCGACAAGGCACGCTACTACTTCGATTTCAGCGTTGGCTACCGATTCAAGCTCGCCAGCGACCGCATTCGCATCCGCACCCAGCTCAATGTGCGCAACGCCTTCGAAAGCGGGCGGCTCCAGCCCGTGGCTGTCAATCCGCTCGGTCAGCCGACCTCCTTCCGCATCATCGATCCGCGGCTCTTCATCCTGACGACCACGTTCGACTTCTGA
- a CDS encoding Gfo/Idh/MocA family oxidoreductase, whose translation MIRTALVGVSGYGRWHLLMAIEQMLLRRIELAGVTVINPVEQDPICRRLKRLGVPVFDSFENMMEALAGRIDLVLIPTAIHCHAPMTLASLRTGAHVLVEKPVAATVGEVDTIIDAQESAGRLVAVGYQDLYDPANRDIKRRVMAGDIGRLRSVRVRGQWPRSADYYTRNDWAGRLRVGDKWVFDSPVNNSFAHFLMLALFWAGEKADEIGRIAGLDAELYRAGRIESFDTASLRIRTGSDVDILLHCTHAGQEDLRPEVTLVGDDGEITWTYEHACTVTRRGCAAETHPVATQLDVRLHVLDAVVDRIENGTGFVVTPGMVREHTRLINALHDLFPIHTLPAEHLQTPPNGSSAFPRIQGIDTLLSHASRRGRLFSEAGVPWARPSSGMRPLRDYPGWTHQATLS comes from the coding sequence ATGATCCGGACCGCTTTGGTGGGGGTTTCAGGCTACGGGCGCTGGCATCTGCTGATGGCGATTGAGCAAATGCTCCTCCGGCGGATAGAACTCGCCGGAGTGACCGTGATCAATCCGGTCGAGCAGGATCCGATCTGCCGCCGCCTCAAACGCCTGGGCGTGCCGGTGTTTGACTCCTTCGAAAACATGATGGAAGCCCTCGCCGGGCGCATCGACCTGGTCCTGATCCCGACCGCCATCCACTGTCACGCACCCATGACGCTGGCCTCCCTGCGGACTGGCGCGCACGTGCTTGTGGAGAAACCGGTGGCCGCGACCGTCGGCGAGGTCGACACCATCATCGACGCACAGGAATCCGCCGGGCGACTCGTCGCCGTGGGATACCAGGACCTCTATGACCCGGCCAACCGCGACATCAAGCGCCGCGTGATGGCGGGTGACATCGGCCGGCTGCGTTCGGTGAGAGTCCGCGGCCAGTGGCCGCGAAGCGCAGACTACTACACCCGCAACGACTGGGCCGGACGCCTGCGCGTCGGCGACAAGTGGGTCTTCGATTCACCGGTCAATAATTCCTTCGCACACTTTCTCATGCTCGCGCTCTTCTGGGCGGGTGAAAAGGCCGATGAAATCGGCAGAATTGCCGGACTCGATGCCGAGCTCTACCGGGCGGGGCGAATCGAGAGCTTTGACACCGCAAGTCTGCGCATCCGCACCGGCAGCGACGTCGACATCCTGCTCCACTGCACCCATGCGGGACAGGAGGACCTGCGCCCCGAGGTGACGCTCGTCGGCGACGATGGCGAAATCACCTGGACCTATGAGCACGCCTGCACCGTGACCCGAAGAGGCTGCGCTGCCGAAACGCACCCCGTTGCGACGCAGCTCGACGTCCGGCTCCACGTTCTCGATGCCGTCGTGGACCGCATCGAGAACGGCACGGGCTTCGTTGTCACACCGGGCATGGTCCGCGAGCACACCCGTCTGATCAACGCCCTGCACGACCTTTTCCCCATCCACACACTGCCCGCGGAACACCTTCAGACTCCGCCGAACGGTTCGTCCGCCTTCCCGCGTATCCAAGGCATCGATACGCTTCTTTCCCACGCATCCAGGCGGGGGCGGCTCTTCAGCGAGGCGGGGGTGCCCTGGGCCCGGCCATCAAGCGGCATGCGTCCGCTCCGCGACTACCCCGGGTGGACGCATCAGGCGACGCTTTCATAG
- a CDS encoding sulfatase: protein MMFRLLLVCLSLVATLSAAPRPNFVVIIGDDISAGDLGCFGNPGIRTPNIDRLAADSRVFDNAYVTISSCSPSRCSIITSRYPHNLETASELHGVLPPGIPLLPRLLHDAGYHTVQSGKAHFGDNPGQVTGTLREAFDVMGDGDRTTPGGGTGGEGRWVDRLRERPRDRPFFMWFASHDAHRVWDADSFTGMARPTDVRIPPGLVDTPETREDLAHYYDEIMRLDYHVGEVIGELKRQQILDETMVIFLTDNGRPFPHSKTRLYDDGVKTPLLIRAPTVVSQPGRSTSLASTIDIAPTILELAGIERPVTFQGVSLLPVLREPHSTVRHYVFAEQNWHNFTAHVRMIRRGDLVYMRNAWPNLPLPGASDTFYTPNAEVLKALRSGGTLTSLQSDVFLAPRPSEEFYNLAADPAQQNNLALSPEPSTALTELRAVLDQWTKETGDTVPVHPTASDIELATGRRLELHRGEPPGASASAARINAPGPIRAH from the coding sequence ATGATGTTCCGCCTCCTGCTGGTCTGCCTCTCGTTGGTCGCAACGCTGAGTGCCGCACCCCGACCCAATTTCGTCGTCATCATCGGCGACGACATCAGCGCCGGGGACCTGGGATGTTTCGGCAATCCTGGCATACGCACGCCCAATATCGACCGCCTGGCTGCAGACAGCCGCGTCTTCGACAACGCCTACGTCACAATATCGAGCTGCAGCCCCAGTCGCTGCAGCATCATCACGAGCCGCTATCCCCACAACCTCGAGACCGCCTCCGAACTGCATGGTGTTCTCCCGCCGGGGATACCCCTGCTTCCAAGGCTGCTGCACGACGCGGGTTACCACACCGTGCAATCCGGCAAGGCCCATTTCGGTGACAATCCCGGACAGGTTACTGGAACGTTGCGGGAGGCGTTCGATGTCATGGGCGACGGAGATCGCACGACTCCAGGCGGTGGAACGGGTGGTGAGGGGCGCTGGGTCGATCGGCTGCGTGAACGGCCGCGCGACCGGCCATTCTTCATGTGGTTCGCTTCGCACGATGCTCACCGCGTCTGGGATGCCGACTCCTTCACGGGCATGGCCCGCCCAACTGACGTGCGCATTCCACCCGGCTTGGTGGACACACCCGAGACCCGCGAAGACCTTGCGCACTACTATGACGAAATCATGCGCCTCGACTACCATGTTGGCGAGGTCATCGGAGAACTCAAACGCCAGCAGATCCTTGATGAGACCATGGTCATCTTCCTCACCGACAATGGCCGGCCGTTCCCTCATTCGAAAACCCGCCTCTATGACGACGGAGTCAAGACCCCGCTCCTCATCCGCGCCCCGACCGTCGTCTCCCAGCCCGGGCGAAGCACCTCGCTTGCCAGCACGATCGATATCGCTCCAACCATCCTCGAATTGGCGGGCATCGAGCGGCCGGTCACCTTTCAAGGCGTGAGCCTGCTGCCGGTTCTGCGCGAGCCGCATTCAACCGTGCGCCACTATGTTTTCGCCGAGCAAAACTGGCACAACTTTACAGCACATGTTCGCATGATCCGCCGGGGCGATCTTGTCTACATGCGCAACGCCTGGCCAAATCTCCCGCTGCCCGGAGCATCGGACACTTTCTACACGCCAAACGCCGAAGTGTTGAAGGCGCTCCGCTCCGGCGGCACACTCACGTCGCTCCAATCCGACGTCTTCCTCGCGCCGCGGCCATCGGAGGAGTTCTACAACCTCGCAGCCGATCCCGCTCAGCAGAACAATCTCGCGCTCTCGCCCGAACCATCCACCGCCCTGACGGAGCTTCGTGCGGTGCTTGACCAATGGACGAAGGAGACCGGAGACACCGTGCCCGTTCATCCGACCGCCTCGGACATAGAACTCGCGACCGGACGCCGCCTCGAACTTCACCGCGGGGAACCCCCGGGCGCTTCAGCATCGGCTGCCCGCATCAATGCCCCCGGCCCCATCCGCGCCCACTGA